The Streptomyces sp. CC0208 genome window below encodes:
- a CDS encoding ROK family protein, giving the protein MHTDLVAALDIGGTKIAGALVDGHGRILLRAQRATPAQENGESVMRAVEETLGELTDSPLWGRAGALGIGSAGPVDASTGTVSPVNVPGWRDYPLVRRVREAAGGLPVELIGDGVAITAAEHWQGAARGHDNALCMVVSTGVGGGLVLNGQLHAGPTGNAGHIGHISVDLDGDPCPCGARGCVERIASGPNIARRALENGWRPGPDGDTSAAAVADAARGGDPVAVASFARAAQALAAGIAATATLVEIDIAVIGGGVGKAGDVLFDPLRKALADYATLSFVQRLTIVPAQMGTDAGLVGAAAAALAKRTDTAAVV; this is encoded by the coding sequence ATGCACACCGACCTCGTGGCTGCGCTCGACATCGGCGGCACCAAGATCGCCGGAGCGCTGGTGGACGGCCACGGCCGGATCCTGCTCCGCGCCCAGCGCGCCACGCCGGCGCAGGAGAACGGCGAGAGCGTGATGCGTGCAGTCGAGGAGACCCTCGGCGAGCTCACGGACTCGCCGCTGTGGGGGCGCGCGGGCGCCCTCGGCATCGGCAGCGCGGGCCCGGTGGACGCCTCCACCGGAACCGTGAGCCCGGTGAACGTGCCGGGCTGGCGCGACTATCCGCTGGTCCGCAGGGTCCGGGAGGCGGCCGGCGGGCTCCCCGTGGAGCTGATCGGCGACGGGGTGGCCATCACGGCGGCGGAGCACTGGCAAGGGGCCGCGCGCGGGCACGACAACGCGCTGTGCATGGTCGTGTCGACCGGGGTCGGCGGCGGACTGGTGCTGAACGGTCAGCTGCACGCCGGGCCCACCGGCAACGCCGGTCACATCGGGCACATCAGCGTCGACCTCGACGGCGACCCGTGCCCGTGCGGCGCGCGCGGCTGCGTGGAGCGCATAGCCAGCGGTCCGAACATCGCCCGGCGCGCGCTGGAGAACGGCTGGCGACCGGGTCCCGACGGTGACACGTCCGCCGCCGCGGTGGCCGACGCGGCCCGGGGCGGCGATCCGGTCGCGGTGGCCTCCTTCGCCCGGGCGGCCCAGGCGCTGGCCGCCGGTATCGCGGCCACCGCGACCCTGGTGGAGATCGACATCGCGGTCATCGGCGGCGGGGTCGGCAAGGCGGGAGACGTCCTCTTCGACCCCCTGCGCAAGGCGCTTGCCGACTACGCGACCCTGTCCTTCGTCCAGCGCCTGACGATCGTGCCCGCGCAGATGGGCACGGACGCCGGGTTGGTCGGAGCGGCCGCGGCGGCGCTGGCGAAGCGGACCGACACGGCCGCGGTGGTCTGA
- a CDS encoding NPCBM/NEW2 domain-containing protein has protein sequence MRHLHTRTTRTTRRRMVAALTVLAFAVPGAAPAVAGEEGTGSPALADGLALTPPMGFNNWNSTHCRAEFNESMVKGIADIFVDKGLKDAGYQYVNLDDCWALPNRDADGRLVPDPVRFPNGIKAVADYVHSKGLKLGIYTSAGTKTCDGAGFPGALGHEYSDAQQFADWGVDYLKYDNCNNQGVDAKLRYTTMRDALKATGRPIVYSICEWGQNKPWEWASDVGHLWRTTGDISDSWGSMLSILKQNLPLAPHAGPGHWNDPDMLEVGNGGMTDTEYRSHFSMWSVMAAPLLIGSDLRTASAETFEILSNKEVIAVDQDPLGKQGTVVSSEGGRWVVAKEMKDGSRTVALFNESGSPRRIATTAAAVGLPDADAYTLRDLWQHRSYNTAGTISATVPAHGTVLVRVAADRRWQQHPPAVELGLDGGTLVQAGAPAALTTTVTDLGRTPARQVTVRLSGPAGWTVKATSPASAGVLSTGRSLRTKWSLTAPQGTPTGSYDLTLKASYRSPTGVRADSTLPFSATVVVPPPSGTSGLGDLPWLSAANGYGPVERNTSNGESAAGDGHPITIGGVVYAKGLGVHAESSVEYYTGAACETVTAQVGVDDEKGANGTVAFEVWADGTKVASTGVLTNAMPAQPLTADVTGAQLVRLVVTDGGDGIDSDHADWGDAQLSC, from the coding sequence ATGCGTCACCTTCACACCCGCACGACCCGCACGACCCGCCGAAGGATGGTCGCCGCACTCACGGTGCTGGCGTTCGCGGTGCCCGGGGCGGCTCCCGCCGTCGCGGGCGAGGAGGGCACGGGCTCACCCGCCCTGGCCGACGGCCTGGCCCTCACCCCGCCCATGGGCTTCAACAACTGGAACTCCACCCACTGCCGCGCCGAGTTCAACGAGTCCATGGTCAAGGGGATCGCGGACATCTTCGTCGACAAGGGCCTCAAGGACGCCGGGTACCAGTACGTCAACCTCGACGACTGCTGGGCCCTGCCGAACCGGGACGCCGACGGCAGACTCGTCCCGGACCCGGTCCGCTTCCCGAACGGGATCAAGGCCGTTGCCGACTACGTCCACTCCAAGGGGCTCAAGCTCGGCATCTACACCAGCGCGGGCACCAAGACCTGCGACGGCGCCGGTTTCCCGGGCGCGCTGGGCCACGAGTACAGCGACGCCCAGCAGTTCGCCGACTGGGGCGTCGACTATCTCAAGTACGACAACTGCAACAACCAGGGCGTGGACGCCAAGCTGCGCTACACGACCATGCGCGACGCCCTCAAGGCGACCGGCAGACCCATCGTCTACAGCATCTGCGAATGGGGCCAGAACAAGCCCTGGGAGTGGGCCTCGGACGTCGGCCACCTGTGGCGCACCACCGGTGACATCAGCGACAGCTGGGGCTCGATGCTGTCGATCCTCAAGCAGAACCTGCCGCTGGCGCCCCACGCCGGCCCCGGCCACTGGAACGACCCCGACATGCTGGAGGTCGGCAACGGCGGCATGACGGACACCGAGTACCGCTCACACTTCTCGATGTGGTCGGTCATGGCCGCGCCACTGCTCATCGGCAGCGACCTGCGCACGGCCTCCGCGGAGACCTTCGAGATCCTGTCGAACAAGGAGGTCATCGCCGTCGACCAGGACCCGCTGGGCAAGCAGGGCACCGTGGTCTCGTCCGAGGGCGGGCGCTGGGTCGTCGCCAAGGAGATGAAGGACGGCAGTCGTACGGTCGCCCTGTTCAACGAGTCGGGCAGCCCCCGGCGCATCGCCACCACCGCCGCGGCCGTCGGCCTGCCCGACGCCGACGCGTACACGCTGCGGGACCTGTGGCAGCACCGGAGCTACAACACCGCGGGCACGATCTCGGCGACCGTCCCCGCGCACGGAACGGTCCTCGTACGGGTCGCCGCCGACCGCAGGTGGCAGCAGCACCCGCCCGCCGTCGAACTCGGCCTGGACGGCGGCACCTTGGTCCAGGCGGGCGCGCCTGCCGCACTGACGACCACGGTCACGGACCTCGGACGCACCCCGGCCAGGCAGGTCACCGTACGGCTGTCAGGGCCCGCGGGCTGGACCGTGAAGGCGACCTCGCCGGCCTCCGCCGGGGTCCTGTCCACGGGCCGCTCACTGCGCACGAAGTGGTCGCTCACTGCTCCCCAGGGGACGCCGACGGGGTCGTACGACCTGACGCTCAAGGCGAGTTACCGCTCACCGACCGGTGTCCGGGCCGACAGCACCCTGCCCTTCAGCGCGACCGTGGTGGTCCCGCCGCCCTCGGGCACCTCAGGGCTCGGTGATCTGCCGTGGCTGTCCGCCGCCAACGGCTACGGTCCCGTCGAACGCAACACCAGCAACGGGGAGAGCGCCGCGGGCGACGGTCACCCGATCACCATCGGCGGGGTCGTGTACGCCAAGGGGCTCGGGGTGCACGCGGAGAGCTCCGTCGAGTACTACACGGGCGCGGCCTGCGAGACGGTCACCGCGCAGGTCGGCGTGGACGACGAGAAGGGCGCGAACGGCACGGTCGCCTTCGAGGTGTGGGCGGACGGCACCAAGGTGGCGTCCACCGGTGTCCTGACCAACGCCATGCCTGCCCAGCCGCTCACCGCGGACGTCACCGGCGCCCAGTTGGTCCGGCTGGTCGTCACCGATGGCGGCGACGGCATCGACTCGGACCACGCCGACTGGGGCGACGCGCAGTTGAGCTGCTGA
- a CDS encoding NUDIX domain-containing protein, translated as MIVWINGAFGAGKTTTARELIELIPNSTLFDPEDIGAAVVRLLPPKHLAEVGDFQDLPIWRRLVIDTAAAMLAELGGTLVVPMTLLRQEYRDEIFGGLAARRIAVHHILLAPAETILRERIAGRETPPTLPLGGVGQGHWAYDHIEPYRAALASWLAADAHLIDTGALTPYETAARIAEDLGAGTVPVCDIVQTPEPTAETVAAGVLLFDEQDRVLLVDPTYKAGWEFPGGVVERGEAPARAGMREVAEETGIRLDDVPRLLVVDWEPPAPPGYGGLRLLFDGGRLDSTRAQAVLLPGPELRGWCFASEEEAAELLPPVRYERLRWALRARERGAALYLEAGIPIG; from the coding sequence GTGATCGTCTGGATCAACGGCGCGTTCGGTGCGGGGAAGACCACCACCGCACGGGAACTGATCGAACTGATCCCGAACAGCACGCTCTTCGACCCCGAGGACATCGGCGCGGCGGTCGTGCGTCTGTTGCCGCCCAAGCACCTCGCCGAGGTCGGCGACTTCCAGGACCTGCCGATCTGGCGCCGACTGGTCATCGACACGGCGGCCGCGATGCTCGCCGAGCTGGGCGGGACCCTCGTGGTCCCGATGACCCTGCTGCGCCAGGAGTACCGCGACGAGATCTTCGGCGGTCTCGCCGCCCGCCGGATCGCTGTCCACCACATTCTCCTCGCTCCGGCGGAAACGATCCTGCGTGAGCGAATAGCCGGGCGGGAGACCCCGCCGACCCTTCCGCTCGGCGGAGTGGGGCAGGGGCACTGGGCGTACGACCACATCGAGCCCTACCGGGCCGCCCTCGCCTCCTGGCTCGCCGCCGACGCCCACCTGATCGACACCGGTGCGCTCACCCCGTACGAGACGGCCGCCCGCATCGCCGAGGACCTCGGCGCCGGGACGGTGCCCGTGTGCGACATCGTGCAGACCCCCGAGCCCACCGCCGAGACCGTGGCCGCCGGGGTCCTCCTCTTCGACGAGCAGGACCGCGTGCTGCTCGTCGACCCCACCTACAAAGCGGGCTGGGAGTTCCCCGGCGGTGTCGTGGAACGCGGTGAGGCGCCCGCGCGGGCCGGGATGCGCGAGGTCGCCGAGGAGACCGGCATCCGACTGGACGACGTACCGCGGCTCCTCGTCGTCGACTGGGAACCGCCCGCTCCGCCCGGATACGGCGGACTGCGCCTGCTCTTCGACGGCGGGCGGCTCGACTCCACCCGGGCGCAGGCGGTTCTGCTGCCGGGCCCCGAACTGCGCGGCTGGTGTTTCGCCAGCGAGGAGGAGGCCGCGGAGCTGCTGCCGCCGGTGCGCTACGAGCGGTTGAGGTGGGCGCTGCGGGCCCGGGAGCGCGGGGCGGCGCTGTACTTGGAAGCCGGAATTCCGATCGGTTGA
- a CDS encoding ABC transporter permease — MTTQQQPMPADTGTTQAGRTSPDPRSDGTVITGRSPARMAWRRIRRDKVTLAAFVITVLFILIALLAPVLTAITGWGPIAPDGKAIDPDTGNFPRGALGGVSLTHLLGVEPGTGYDLFARIVYGLRTSLFVGFASAVLSTVVGVVAGLAAGYSGGWVDSVLSRVMDVMLAFPQLLFIIALTPVIQNAMQTNSHGGTDENLRLLVLVLNIAVFAWAYTARLVRGQVLSLREREFVDAARIMSAGRWHILFRQLLPNLWAPVLISFALAVPQNITTEAALSYLGVGVIPPNPDWGALLSDASQFFLQDPMYLFVPGVLLLMLVLALNLLGDGVRDALDPRAARG, encoded by the coding sequence ATGACCACGCAACAGCAGCCGATGCCCGCCGACACCGGCACCACGCAAGCCGGTCGAACGTCGCCGGACCCGCGGAGCGACGGCACGGTCATCACCGGGCGCTCGCCCGCCCGGATGGCCTGGCGGCGCATCAGACGGGACAAGGTCACCCTGGCCGCGTTCGTGATCACGGTGCTCTTCATCCTGATCGCGCTGCTGGCCCCGGTCCTGACGGCGATCACCGGCTGGGGGCCGATCGCCCCCGACGGCAAGGCGATCGACCCGGACACCGGCAACTTCCCGCGCGGGGCGCTGGGCGGCGTCAGTCTCACCCACCTGCTGGGGGTCGAACCGGGCACGGGCTACGACCTGTTCGCCCGGATCGTCTACGGCCTGCGCACCTCGCTGTTCGTCGGCTTCGCCTCGGCCGTGCTGTCCACCGTCGTGGGTGTCGTGGCCGGCCTCGCGGCGGGGTACTCCGGCGGCTGGGTCGACTCCGTGCTGTCGCGGGTCATGGACGTGATGCTGGCCTTCCCGCAGCTGCTGTTCATCATCGCGCTCACCCCGGTCATCCAGAACGCGATGCAGACCAACAGCCACGGCGGCACCGACGAGAACCTGCGGCTGCTGGTCCTCGTCCTGAACATCGCGGTGTTCGCCTGGGCCTACACCGCCCGGCTGGTACGCGGACAGGTCCTGTCGCTGCGGGAGCGGGAGTTCGTCGACGCCGCGCGGATCATGAGCGCCGGGCGGTGGCACATCCTCTTCCGGCAGCTGCTGCCGAACCTGTGGGCGCCGGTCCTGATCTCCTTCGCGCTGGCCGTCCCGCAGAACATCACCACCGAGGCGGCCCTGTCCTACCTCGGCGTGGGTGTCATCCCGCCCAACCCGGACTGGGGCGCGCTCCTTTCGGACGCCTCCCAGTTCTTCCTCCAGGACCCCATGTACCTGTTCGTCCCCGGAGTCCTGCTGCTGATGCTCGTCCTGGCGCTGAACCTCCTCGGCGACGGCGTCCGGGACGCCCTGGATCCCCGCGCGGCCCGCGGCTGA
- a CDS encoding ABC transporter substrate-binding protein, translated as MTRRRRSIALAATAVAIALGATACGGSSSTTGSGSPTKGGTLTVLDHADFDHLDPQRVYTTEGSSMDQELVRTLTGWDETGSQPRLVGDLATDTGTPSKGDTVWTFHLRKGVTWQDGKAVTAQDVKYGVERFFSPDINGGPPYASQWLVGGSSYKGPYSGKELASIQTPDASTIVFHLDQPVTDFNQATAMPGWSAVPKAHDTGSTYDTHVWSDGPYMIKSYTKNKELVLAKNTDWKQSTDPIRQQNVNEIDVKLGQDQSAIDQQIKSDAGTAQTSIMQWPIAGSDLTTIAGDPSLKSRLYNIPAPGINYLAINTTRVKDLKVRQAIEDAIDKTTARGAFGGKAYGGYASTMLSPGIGGYQKFNLYSSNPAGDLAKATALMKQAGNPRLTMSLAVENTTTEEHFADAVKTSLGKIGITVNITPIDAANYFSTIDNVKNQYDLTWGDWIADWPNASTVLPVLFDGRQIAKLPQSNQDLSYLNDPAVNAQIDKIAKMTDIKQADAAYGALDEQIMKDAAVVPLMYMNFSELAGSKVGGVISDPILAEPSLVHAYVKS; from the coding sequence ATGACGCGCAGAAGGCGCTCGATCGCGCTCGCGGCCACCGCCGTGGCGATCGCCCTGGGGGCCACCGCATGCGGGGGCTCCTCCAGCACCACCGGCAGCGGTTCCCCGACCAAGGGCGGCACGCTGACCGTCCTCGACCACGCCGACTTCGACCACCTCGACCCCCAGCGCGTCTACACGACCGAGGGTTCGAGCATGGACCAGGAGCTCGTGCGCACCCTGACCGGCTGGGACGAGACCGGCTCCCAGCCGAGGCTCGTCGGCGACCTGGCCACCGACACCGGAACGCCCAGCAAGGGCGACACGGTGTGGACCTTCCACCTGCGCAAGGGCGTCACCTGGCAGGACGGCAAGGCGGTCACCGCGCAGGACGTCAAGTACGGCGTCGAGCGGTTCTTCTCGCCCGACATCAACGGCGGCCCGCCGTACGCCAGTCAGTGGCTGGTCGGCGGCTCCTCCTACAAGGGCCCCTACTCGGGCAAGGAGCTCGCCTCCATCCAGACGCCGGACGCGTCCACGATCGTGTTCCATCTCGACCAGCCCGTCACCGACTTCAACCAGGCGACCGCCATGCCCGGCTGGTCCGCGGTGCCCAAGGCGCACGACACCGGCTCCACCTACGACACGCACGTCTGGTCCGACGGGCCGTACATGATCAAGTCGTACACCAAGAACAAGGAACTCGTCCTCGCCAAGAACACCGACTGGAAGCAGTCGACCGACCCGATCCGGCAGCAGAACGTCAACGAGATCGACGTGAAGCTCGGCCAGGACCAGTCGGCGATCGACCAGCAGATCAAGTCCGACGCCGGAACCGCCCAGACCTCGATCATGCAGTGGCCGATCGCGGGCTCCGACCTGACGACGATCGCCGGCGACCCGTCCCTGAAGTCGCGCCTCTACAACATCCCGGCCCCGGGCATCAACTACCTCGCGATCAACACCACCCGGGTCAAGGACCTCAAGGTCCGCCAGGCGATCGAGGACGCGATCGACAAGACCACCGCGCGCGGCGCGTTCGGCGGCAAGGCGTACGGCGGCTACGCGAGCACGATGCTCAGCCCCGGCATCGGCGGCTACCAGAAGTTCAACCTGTACAGCTCCAACCCCGCCGGTGACTTGGCCAAGGCCACGGCGCTCATGAAGCAGGCCGGCAACCCCAGGCTCACCATGTCGCTGGCGGTCGAGAACACCACCACCGAGGAGCACTTCGCCGACGCCGTGAAGACCTCGCTGGGCAAGATCGGCATCACGGTCAACATCACGCCGATCGACGCGGCGAACTACTTCAGCACCATCGACAACGTGAAGAACCAGTACGACCTCACCTGGGGCGACTGGATCGCCGACTGGCCGAACGCCTCCACCGTGCTGCCCGTGCTGTTCGACGGACGGCAGATCGCGAAGCTGCCGCAGTCCAACCAGGACCTGTCGTACCTCAACGACCCCGCGGTCAACGCGCAGATCGACAAGATCGCCAAGATGACCGACATCAAGCAGGCCGACGCCGCCTACGGTGCCCTGGACGAGCAGATCATGAAGGACGCCGCCGTGGTCCCGCTGATGTACATGAACTTCAGCGAACTGGCGGGCTCCAAGGTCGGCGGGGTCATCTCGGACCCCATTCTCGCCGAGCCCAGCCTGGTCCACGCCTACGTCAAGAGCTGA
- a CDS encoding ABC transporter permease — MLRYLIRRLLAAAAILLVITVITFFIFFALPSDPALLACGKTCSPSRLAEIKHSLGLDQSFLTQFWEFFKGLFVGRDFGDQSVRVHCGAPCLGISFQTDTPVLSTLLGDFPADLSLGLGAAVFFLILGVGLGTLAAVRRGRAADKAAVGLALLGVSVQIYFVGLLLLYLFVDKWQILPASGYTPITQDPGAWFQGLILPWTTLVIVYLALYTRLTRSSMLEVFAEDYMRTARAKGLSTGKVVLKHGLRAAITPIITIFGMDVGSLIGGSAVITESVFGINGIGKLAVDSVQNSDLPVILGTTLFAATFVVLANVVVDVVYGLVDPRVRLV; from the coding sequence ATGCTTCGTTACCTCATCCGGCGCCTGCTGGCAGCGGCGGCGATCCTGCTGGTGATCACCGTGATCACCTTCTTCATCTTCTTCGCGCTGCCGTCCGACCCCGCGCTCCTGGCCTGCGGAAAGACCTGCTCGCCGTCCCGGCTGGCCGAGATCAAGCATTCGCTCGGGCTCGACCAGAGCTTCCTCACCCAGTTCTGGGAGTTCTTCAAGGGACTCTTCGTCGGCCGGGACTTCGGCGACCAGAGCGTGCGCGTGCACTGCGGCGCGCCCTGCCTCGGCATCTCCTTCCAGACCGACACCCCCGTCCTCAGCACCCTGCTGGGCGACTTCCCCGCGGACCTGTCGCTGGGCCTCGGCGCCGCGGTGTTCTTCCTGATCCTGGGCGTCGGCCTCGGCACGCTCGCCGCGGTCCGCCGGGGGAGGGCGGCCGACAAGGCGGCGGTCGGACTCGCCCTGCTCGGTGTCTCCGTGCAGATCTACTTCGTCGGACTGCTGCTGCTCTACCTGTTCGTCGACAAGTGGCAGATCCTGCCCGCCTCCGGCTACACCCCCATCACCCAGGACCCGGGCGCCTGGTTCCAGGGACTGATCCTGCCGTGGACCACCCTGGTCATCGTCTACCTCGCCCTGTACACCCGGCTCACCCGCTCCTCCATGCTGGAGGTCTTCGCCGAGGACTACATGCGCACCGCCCGGGCCAAGGGGCTGTCCACCGGCAAGGTCGTCCTCAAGCACGGGCTGCGGGCCGCGATCACCCCGATCATCACCATCTTCGGCATGGACGTCGGCTCGCTGATCGGCGGCTCCGCGGTCATCACCGAGTCGGTGTTCGGCATCAACGGCATCGGCAAGCTCGCGGTCGACTCGGTGCAGAACTCCGACCTGCCGGTCATCCTCGGCACCACGCTCTTCGCGGCCACCTTCGTCGTGCTCGCCAACGTGGTCGTCGACGTGGTCTACGGCCTCGTCGACCCCCGTGTCCGCCTCGTCTGA
- a CDS encoding ABC transporter ATP-binding protein, whose amino-acid sequence MSLLTSPQPAAADPAAAPFLDVRDLRVHFPTEDGIVKSVDGVSFTLEKGSTLGIVGESGSGKSVTSLALLGLHKGTRAEVSGEIRLDGRELVSLPEHDMRTLRGRTVSMIFQDPLSALHPYFTVGAQIAEAYRVHHKVSKKEARDRAVEMLKRVGIPQPERRVRDYPHQFSGGMRQRAMIAMALVCDPELLIADEPTTALDVTVQAQILDLIRDLQEEFGSAVVLITHDLGVVADIADDILVMYGGRRIEYGTVHDVLKEPQHPYTWGLLESMPQITGDVERRLNPIAGSPPSLINPPGGCAFHPRCTYKGWVPGGRCAVERPELVSVPGTGRHLAACHLTPETRQEIRVRTAAGAAQ is encoded by the coding sequence GTGTCCCTCCTGACCTCACCGCAACCGGCGGCCGCCGATCCCGCGGCCGCCCCCTTCCTCGACGTACGGGACCTGCGGGTGCACTTCCCGACCGAGGACGGGATCGTCAAGTCCGTCGACGGCGTCTCCTTCACCCTGGAGAAGGGCAGCACCCTCGGCATCGTCGGCGAGTCCGGCTCGGGGAAGTCGGTCACCTCACTCGCCCTGCTCGGACTGCACAAGGGCACGCGTGCCGAGGTCTCGGGCGAGATCCGGCTGGACGGCAGGGAGTTGGTCTCCCTGCCCGAGCACGACATGCGCACGCTGCGCGGCCGTACGGTCTCCATGATCTTCCAGGATCCGCTGTCCGCCCTGCACCCCTACTTCACCGTCGGCGCCCAGATCGCCGAGGCCTACCGGGTCCACCACAAGGTCTCCAAGAAGGAGGCCCGGGACCGGGCCGTGGAGATGCTGAAGCGGGTCGGCATCCCGCAGCCCGAGCGCCGGGTGCGGGACTACCCGCACCAGTTCTCCGGCGGTATGCGGCAGCGCGCGATGATCGCCATGGCGCTGGTCTGCGACCCCGAGCTGCTCATCGCCGACGAGCCGACCACGGCCCTCGACGTCACCGTGCAGGCGCAGATCCTGGACCTGATCCGCGATCTCCAGGAGGAGTTCGGCTCCGCCGTCGTCCTCATCACCCACGACCTCGGCGTGGTGGCCGACATCGCCGACGACATCCTGGTGATGTACGGCGGCCGCCGCATCGAGTACGGCACCGTGCACGACGTCCTCAAGGAGCCCCAGCATCCCTACACCTGGGGCCTGTTGGAGTCGATGCCGCAGATCACCGGGGACGTCGAGCGGCGGCTGAACCCGATCGCCGGGTCGCCGCCCAGCCTCATCAACCCTCCCGGAGGCTGCGCCTTCCACCCCCGCTGCACCTACAAGGGCTGGGTGCCCGGGGGGCGTTGTGCGGTGGAGCGGCCCGAGCTGGTGTCCGTCCCCGGCACCGGCCGGCATCTCGCCGCCTGCCACCTCACCCCGGAGACCAGGCAAGAGATCCGCGTGCGTACGGCCGCCGGGGCGGCGCAGTGA
- a CDS encoding dipeptide ABC transporter ATP-binding protein produces MTAADEQEQPVSTTEPTAGEHLLEVTGLTKHFPIRHGIVFQRQIGAVHAVDGIDFTVGAGQSLGLVGESGCGKSTTGRLVTRLLEPTAGKVVFDGDDITHTPENRMKEARRNLQMIFQDPYSSLNPRHTVGTIVETPMRLNGINPPQGHKKRAQELLETVGLSPEHYNRYPNEFSGGQRQRIGIARALALRPKLIVADEPVSALDVSIQAQIVNLLQDLQREFGIAFVFIAHDLAVVRHFCERVAVMYLGKIVEVADRQTLYTRPRHPYTHALLSAVPEADPDGTRRRERIRLAGDVPSPVDPPSGCRFRTRCWKAQERCAREEPPLVRLAGNGDGHLTACHFPEEPSVEAREEDIVLDPALTASGDSASTSS; encoded by the coding sequence GTGACCGCGGCGGACGAACAGGAGCAGCCCGTGAGCACCACCGAGCCCACCGCCGGGGAGCACCTGCTCGAAGTCACCGGCCTCACCAAGCACTTCCCGATCCGGCACGGCATCGTCTTCCAGCGGCAGATCGGGGCCGTGCACGCCGTCGACGGCATCGACTTCACCGTCGGCGCCGGGCAGTCGCTCGGCCTGGTCGGCGAGTCCGGCTGCGGCAAGTCGACGACCGGCCGGCTGGTGACCCGGCTGCTGGAACCCACGGCCGGAAAGGTGGTGTTCGACGGCGACGACATCACTCACACCCCGGAGAACCGGATGAAGGAGGCCCGCCGGAACCTCCAGATGATCTTCCAGGACCCGTACTCCTCGCTCAACCCCCGGCACACGGTCGGCACGATCGTGGAGACACCGATGCGGCTCAACGGCATCAACCCGCCGCAGGGCCACAAGAAGCGTGCCCAGGAACTGCTGGAGACCGTCGGTCTCAGCCCCGAGCACTACAACCGCTACCCGAACGAGTTCTCCGGCGGTCAGCGTCAGCGCATCGGCATAGCCCGCGCGCTCGCGCTCAGGCCCAAACTCATCGTGGCCGACGAGCCGGTGTCGGCCCTGGACGTGTCCATCCAGGCGCAGATCGTCAACCTGCTCCAGGACCTCCAGCGGGAGTTCGGGATCGCGTTCGTCTTCATCGCCCATGACCTCGCGGTCGTACGGCACTTCTGCGAGCGGGTCGCGGTGATGTACCTCGGCAAGATCGTCGAGGTCGCCGACCGGCAGACGCTGTACACGAGGCCGCGGCACCCCTACACCCACGCCCTGCTGTCCGCGGTTCCCGAGGCCGACCCGGACGGGACCCGGCGGCGCGAGCGCATCCGGCTCGCCGGGGACGTGCCCTCACCGGTCGACCCGCCCTCCGGCTGCCGCTTCCGGACCCGCTGCTGGAAGGCGCAGGAGCGGTGTGCGAGGGAGGAGCCGCCTCTGGTGCGCCTGGCGGGCAACGGGGACGGCCATCTGACCGCCTGTCACTTTCCGGAGGAGCCGAGTGTCGAGGCCCGGGAGGAGGACATCGTGCTCGATCCGGCGCTGACGGCTTCGGGGGACAGCGCGTCGACTTCGTCGTGA
- a CDS encoding MBL fold metallo-hydrolase: protein MDVIELLPRLRLLRFPVGQAYLWRDGDESTLIDAGPAGSAARIAARVPGRLRRIVLTHFHEDHVGGAGELAAMTGAEVLAHRLDAPAVRGEVPGPPPVFEDWERPLHAEALRHLPQGGFTRPSEVTELRDGDQLDFGGGARVLHVPGHTPGSVALHLAEHGVLFTGDSVAASPVDGKVMPGVFNVDRAQMLYSFAQLAAVGASVTCCGHGGPIMGPWSPPIVSAATPTPPPPSLS from the coding sequence ATGGACGTCATCGAACTGCTCCCCCGCCTCCGCCTCCTGCGCTTCCCGGTCGGCCAGGCCTATCTGTGGCGCGACGGCGACGAGTCGACCCTGATCGACGCCGGTCCTGCGGGTTCCGCGGCGCGGATCGCCGCTCGCGTACCGGGGCGCCTACGACGGATCGTGCTGACCCACTTCCACGAGGACCACGTGGGCGGGGCGGGCGAGTTGGCCGCCATGACCGGCGCCGAGGTACTGGCGCACCGGCTGGACGCGCCCGCGGTGCGAGGCGAAGTACCGGGCCCGCCACCGGTGTTCGAGGACTGGGAGCGCCCGCTGCACGCGGAAGCGCTACGGCACCTGCCGCAGGGCGGGTTCACGAGGCCGTCCGAGGTCACCGAGCTGCGCGACGGCGATCAGCTCGACTTCGGCGGCGGGGCGCGGGTCCTGCACGTCCCCGGTCACACGCCGGGCAGTGTGGCCCTGCATCTGGCCGAGCACGGGGTGCTGTTCACCGGGGACTCGGTGGCCGCGTCGCCGGTGGACGGCAAGGTGATGCCCGGGGTGTTCAACGTCGACCGGGCCCAAATGCTGTACTCCTTCGCTCAGTTGGCGGCCGTCGGAGCGAGCGTCACGTGCTGCGGCCACGGAGGACCCATCATGGGGCCATGGTCTCCCCCGATCGTCTCGGCAGCCACGCCGACACCGCCACCGCCCTCGCTCTCCTGA